The proteins below are encoded in one region of Solenopsis invicta isolate M01_SB chromosome 8, UNIL_Sinv_3.0, whole genome shotgun sequence:
- the LOC105192855 gene encoding kynurenine/alpha-aminoadipate aminotransferase, mitochondrial codes for MDYTKFFAKITSQRRDNLIRHITKLYMSQPNSITFAAGMPNATTYPVNDISVTYKYNIPVKLSRQEVSLALQYGPTQGYQPLVEQWIKFQKTWHTPRRNDWDVAFTCGSMDGCNKIFEMMINENDPVMIQVPTFTGIIGSLAALSPEIIEINQDADGLIPDEIAKECEQRLKDGRPMPKLIYVNPTGANPTGTVLLESRRRKVYELAQKYNFLIVEDDPYYFVQFLGKQPTSFFSLDTDGRVIRMDSFSKIMSAGIRIGIVTAHKDLIKILILHMGNSVLHASSLSQMLLYKLFENWNLEKFEQHFKDIQKFYQERRDMMLTMVEKHLSGLAEWYVPQGGLFLWVTVKNVDDTLDLVLNKCVPQGVFVLPGTAFNYNTSKHDCHLRISYSSTTLEEMDKGLSIIAKIIREEAAKKSNNIKA; via the exons CCAAACTCTACATGTCGCAGCCAAACTCTATAACTTTTGCTGCTGGTATGCCAAATGCCACTACATATCCCGTCAATGATATTTCTGtgacgtataaatataatatcccAGTAAAACTTAGTAGACAAGAAGTATCTTTAGCGTTACAATATGGACCTACGCAGGG TTACCAGCCGTTAGTAGAACAATGGATAAAGTTTCAAAAAACGTGGCATACACCAAGACGAAATGATTGGGATGTCGCGTTCACTTGCGGTTCCATGGAcggttgcaataaaattttcgaaatgATGATCAATGAGAATGACCCAGTTATGATTCAAGTGCCAACATTTACGGGCATAATCGGATCg ttagcAGCGTTGTCGCCAGAAATCATAGAAATTAATCAAGATGCTGATGGATTAATTCCCGATGAAATCGCCAAAGAATGCGAGCAAAGACTTAAGGATGGCAGACCAATGCCGAAA CTTATTTATGTCAATCCAACGGGAGCTAATCCTACAGGCACCGTCTTGTTGGAGTCCCGACGAAGAAAAGTATATGAATTAGCGCAGAAATACAACTTCCTTATCGTTGAAGATGATCCTTACTATTTCGTTCAATTTCTGGGCAAACAGCCCACATCATTTTTCTCTCTTGATACCGACGGTCGCGTAATTAGAATGGACTCATTCAGCAAGATTATGAGCGCTGGAATTCGTATAGGTATTGTCACAGCACACAAAGATCTTATAAAGATATTGATCCTTCATATGGGAAACTCTGTTCTTCACGCATCATCTTTATCTCAA ATGCTTTTGTATAAACTCTTCGAGAACTGGAATCTAGAAAAGTTTGAGCAACATTTCAAAGATATTCAAAAGTTCTATCAAGAACGACGTGACATGATGCTGACCATGGTTGAAAAACATTTGAGTg GTTTGGCAGAATGGTACGTTCCACAAGGTGGATTATTTCTTTGGGTTACAGTAAAGAATGTGGATGATACACTGGATTTAGTGTTAAACAAATGCGTGCCACAAGGTGTCTTTGTTCTTCCTGGAACTGCTTTCAACTATAACACTTCCAAACACGATTGTCATTTGAGAATTAGCTATAGTTCTACCACATTAGAAGAAATGGATAAG gGATTATCTATAATAGCCAAAATAATACGTGAAGAAGCAGccaaaaaaagtaacaatattaAAGCGTAa